CGCAAGCGCGAGGACCGCAGGGAACTGATCCGCTTCGAGCCGGCCAAGCAGGAACGACGCAGCGGCCAGGACCGGCGGCGCGCGAGCTGGGACGGGGCGTCTTCCCGCTAGAGCCAGCGCACCTTGCGCAGGTAGCGGTACAGCAGCACGCAGCACAGGATCACCGCGCCGATCAGGATCGCGTAGCTGTGGCGGCCGTGCAGCTCCGGCATGTGCTCGAAGTTCATGCCGTACCAGCTGGCGATCAAGGTCGGCGCCGCGAGCAGGCCGGCCCAGCCGGCCAGCTTCTTGACGATCTCGCCCTGCGCCACGGTGACCAGCGACAGGTTCACGCTCATCGCCGCGGTCACCATCTCGCGCAGGGTGTCGATGCTGTCGCCGACGCGCGCGACATGGTCGAGCACGTCGCGGAAATAGGGTTTCACCACGTCCGGGATGCCGATCGCGGGGGTGCGGATGAGCTGCGACAGGATGTCGTGCATCGGCGCCACCGCCATCCGCATCTGGGTCAGTTCCTTGCGCAGCTCGTACAGGCGCTGGATGGTGCCGCGCTTGTAGGCTTCGGCGAACACGTCCTGCTCCAGCGCGTCCAGTTCCTCCTCGAAATCGGACACGATCGGCTGGTAGTTGTCGACGATGAAGTCGAGCACGGCATGCAGGGCCACGCTCGGGCCGCGCGCCAATGCCTCCGGCTCGCGTTCCAGGCGCTGCCGCACGGGCGCGTAGCTCAGCGATGCGCCGTGGCGCACGCTGACCAGGAAGCGCGGGCCGATGAAGATCTGGGTTTCGCCGAAGCGCACGTGATCGTCCACGGTCTGCGCGGTATGCACGGCGATGAACAGGCTGCTGCCGTAGGCTTCGATCTTCGGCCGCTGGTGCGCGCTCTGGGCGTCCTCGACGGCCAGGTCGTGCAGGCCGAATTCCTCCTGCAGCTTGTCGAGCAGGGCGGCTTCCGGCTCGTACAGGCCGACCCAGACGAAACTGCCGTCGTCCACCGCCAGCACGTCGCTGATCGCATCGAGGTCGATGTCGCGGCGTTGTCCGTTGCGGTCGTAGGCCGCGCAGTTCACTACGCAGGCGGGCATCGCGGTGGCGGTCTTCATCGCGGCATCCTGCATCGGCGCGGCATCGCCATCAAGCCTTGCGCCCGGCCCAGGCCCACGCCAGCGCCGCATGGATCGGCAGCAGCAATGCGAGCCAGTTGCCGTTGCGCTGCGCTTGCACCTGCAGCCACAGCGGCAGCAATGCCGAGGCCGCGATCGCCGCCACCACCAGCAGCGAGGCGCGGAAGCGCGCGGACGGATCGCGCCCGCGCAGCAGGGCCCAGGCGCCGGGCAAGAGCAGCAGGCACAACGGGTCGAGCAACAGCAGGTTGCGGTTGGCCCACAGTGCGCGGTGTTCGGTGAAGCCCCAGGCGAACGCGAGCACCAGGCCGAGGATGCCGCATGCCAGCCAGAAGCCGAAGGCGAACGCCGCGGTCGCGCGCGGCGCGCGCCGCGCCGATGCCAGCAGCGAAGCGGCGAGCGCGAGCCCGGCCAGCAGCCATGGCCACAGCCGGCGTGGTTGTTCGCCGGGTTCCGCGGCCTGTCGTTGCGGCAGCAAGCGCTGTTCGGCGACGACCAGCGGCCGGCCGTCGGCGAGCTTCAGTTCGCGCAGGTCGTCGGCCAGCCGGCGCGGCAGGAAACCCTGTTCCCAGCGCGACAGCGGACGATCGCCGTACGGCCCCAGCGCGAGGTCGAAGCCGAGCCACATCCACGGCGCCGGCGATGCCAGCCGCAGCGATTCGCTGCGATAGCTGTCGCCGACCGAACGGCCGCTCAATTGCGCCCGCAACGCGCCGCCCAGTGCGCGGTCCAGCGCATCGCGCACGCGGGTGGCGCAGTTGTCGGTGTAGTAGTCGTAGCGATAGCGCGCGTTCTCGGGTTTCGCGTTCTCGGCCAGCTCGCCTGCGAGCTGGCGCGCCTGCGCCGGGTCGAGGGCGAGCCATTGCAGGGTCGCGCCGCGCCCGACGTCGCGGTAGTACTGCATGTCCTGTTCCAGCGGCAATGCGACCAGCATGTACTGCATCTCGCCGCGCACGAAGCGGCCGATGAAGCCGTCCTCGGCCATGTCGAAGAAGCCGAAGTTGTAGGAGACCGGTTCGCCGCGCGCGGGGTCGTCGACCACGATGGCGTCGTGGCCGAAGCGTTCCCAGAAGATCTCGCCCGGGCCCATCGTGACCACGCCGATCCGGACCTCCGCCGGCGCGGGCTGCGCATGCGCGAAACCCGCGGCGAGCGCTAGCAGGAACGCGATGGCGAGCCGCAGCGCGTCAGTGGTCCGCATGCACGCCCACGTGCAGCGCCAGCAGGCGGCGGGCGTCGGCGCGGGCGACGCGGAACACGAAGCGGCCCAGCGCGAGCTCCTCGCCGGCTTCCGGCAGGTGGCCGATCGCGGCGGTGACCAGGCCGCCGATGGTGTCGTATTCGTCGTCGTCGAAGTCGGCGCCGAAGCGCTGGTTGAAGTCGGAGATCGGGGTCAGCGCATCGACCGCGAACTGGCCGTCGGCCTGGGCCGCGATCAGCTTCGATTCGTCCTCGGCCTCGTCGTGCTCGTCGTCGATGTCGCCGACGATCTGTTCCAGCACGTCCTCGATGGTGACCAGCCCGGCGACGCCGCCGTATTCGTCGATCACGATCGCCATGTGGTTGCGCGACTGGCGGAACTCGCGCAGCAGCACGTTGAGCTTCTTCGATTCCGGGATCAGCACCGCGGGCCGCAGCAATTCGTGGATCGTGCCGGGGCCGTTGTCGGCGACCACGCCGCGCAGCAGGTCCTTGGCCAGCAGGATGCCGAGGATCTCGTCCTTGTCCTCGCCGTGCACCGGGAAGCGCGAATGCCCGGATTCGACCACGTCCTTCATCAGGTCGAGGAACTTCGCGTCCGCGGGCAGCGCCACCATCTGCGCGCGCGGCACCATCACGTCGCCCACGGTCATGTCGGACACCGCGATCGCGCCTTCCATCATGCGCAGGGTGTCGGGGCCGATCAGGCCGTCGGCCTGCACGTCGCGCAACAGCTCGATCAGGTCTTCGCGGCTGGTCGGTTCGCCGGAAAGGGCGGCGCTGATGCGGTCCAGCCAGGAGCGGCGCGGCTTCTCGGACGCTTCGGGCGCGTCGTGACGACTGTCGTCCTCGGACATGGTCTTGCGGGTGCCTGTGGGGCGAACGGAAGCGAAGTCTAGCGAAGTCGCGTGGCGGAGCGGTGAACCCGGCGGCATAGGCCGCCTGTCGGGTTGCACGGGTGCCGGCCATTGCCGACACTGCGGCGGCAGGCCGGGCGAACGCGGCCTGCATGGGGGCGCCACTGGTTCGGGAACATCCTTGGGAAACGCCGGATGACGAATGACGACGAGGGCTTGCTGCTCAAGCCGGAACCGCGCAAGCCCGGCAAGTACGTGGCCATGGGGATGGCCGTGCTGGCCTTGTTGGCGGTGGGTTACTTCAGCTGGGGCAAGTTCATGCGCCCGGCGCCGCGGGATGCGGCGGGCATGCCGGCGCAGGAGGCCGCGGCGGACGCGGTGCAGGCCCCGTCGGTCACCATCGCGGTCCTGCCCTTGGCCCGCGCGGGCGAAGCGGCCGCGCAGCCCGCCGATCCCGCTTCCGCGGAATTCCTGATCGGCGCGCTGAAGGGCGGCGACGCCGACGCCGATGCCGATTACTTCAACGATGGCCTGTCTGCGTACTTCGCCGGCGAGCTTTCGCAGTACTCCGGGGTCCAGGTGATCACCCCGGCATCCTCCTTCCAGTTGCGCGACAACGGCGAACTGGTTCGCGCCATCGGCCGCAAGCTCGGCGCCAGCCACCTGCTGCAAGGCACTGCGCAGCGTTCGGGCGACGGCTTGCGCATGGACATCGCCCTGGTGCGGGTCGAGGATGGCGCCACGCTGTGGTTCGAGCACTACCAGCGTCCCTACAAGGACCTGTTCAAGCTGCAGGACGAGGTGGTCGCCGCGCTGGGCGTCGCCTTGAAGGCCAAGCGGCTGCCGGCGCCGCAGGGCGCGCAGGAAGAACGCCCGCGCAGCGGCGACCTGCAGGCCTACGACGCCTTGCTGCGCGGCGAATCCAGCCAGCTGCGCGGCGATGGCGAAGGCCTGCGCCAGGCGATGGCCGCGTACGAGCGCGCGACCGCGCTGGATCCCGGCTACGCCGAGGCGCATGCGCGGCTCGCGTTGGCGCGGATCCAGCTGGCCACGCGGTTCCCGTCCGAGGCCGGCGACCTGCGCGAACACGGCGAGAAGGCGCGACGCGAGGCCGCCACCGCATTGCGGCTGGCGCCGGACAGCGCCGAAGCGCACAAGGCGAATGCGGCCTGGATGGGCGGCATCGCGCTCGACCAGGCCGGCGCGATGCACGAGACCCTGCGCGCGCTGGCGCTCAGCCCGCAGGATCCGGAGCTGCTGCACACGCTGGCGATCCAGCAAACGGCGTTCGGGCAACTGCAGCAGGCGGCCGGCAACCTGCGGCGCGTGCTCGTCCTCGATCCGTTGTCGGCGACCGCGCAATACCACCTGGGCGGCGTCTATCTTGGCCTGAACGATTATCCGCAGGCGGAGCATGCCCTCGCCGAGGCCCTGGCGCTGCGTCCCGACCTGTCGGTGGTGCGCGCCTTCCAGGCGATCGCGGTGTTCCAGCAGAACCGCGTCGACGAGGCGGTGCGCATCGCCGAAGCCGAACCGGATCCGTTGTGGAAGACCTACGCGCTGGCCATGGTGTACTGGGCCAAGGGCGATCGCGCGCGCTCGGATGCGGAATTGCAGTCGCTGATCAAGGACAAGGCCGGCAGCGCGGCGACCCAGATCGCCGACATCTACGCCCAGCGCGACGACGAAGCCTCGATGTTCCATTGGCTGGACGTGGCCAGGGACAGCGGCGACCCGGGCATCGTCGAAATCCGCTACCTGCCCTTCGTGTCGCGCTATGCGGCGGACCCACGCTTCATCGCCCTGGCGAAGGAACTCGACCTGGTGCCGGAAGCGCCTGCCGCGGACAAGGCGGGCGAACCGCGCGGCTGACGGGATTCAGCGCTCGATGTAGGGGTCGGGCAGTCCCAGCCCGGCCAGGATCTCGCGCTCGAGCTGTTCCATGCACTCGGCTTCGCGCGCGTCCTCGTGGTCCCAGCCCAGCAGGTGCAGGGTGCCGTGCACGGTCAGGTGCGCGTAATGCGCGGCCAGCGTCTTGCCCTGTTCCCTGGCCTCGCGTGCCACCACCGGCGCGCATAGCACCAGGTCGCCGAGCATCGGCAGCTTCACGCCCTTCGGCAGGCCTTCCGGCAATTCGGCCGGGAAGCTGAGCACGTTGGTGGCGTAATCCTTGCCGCGGTAGTGGTGGTTGAACGAGCGGCCTTCCTTGGCGCCGACGATGCGCACCGCGAGATCGGCCTCCCTGATGCGGCCGGCCAGCGCGGCTGCGATCCACTTGCGGAAACTCACGGCGGCGGGAATGCCCTTGCGCGGCACTGCGTAGCCGACGGCGACATCGAGGCGGATCGGGCCCTTGGTCATGCGCGGATCTTACGCCGAACCCGATTGCGGATCGTTGTTGTCGCGCGCCTCGTAGGCGTTGACGATGCGCGCCACCAGCGGATGGCGGACCACGTCGCGCGACTCGAAGAAGGTGAAGCTGACGCCTTCGACGCCGCGCAGGACTTCCACCGCGTCCTTCAGCCCGGACTTCACGTGCCGCGGCAAGTCGATCTGGGTCATGTCGCCGGTGATCACCGCGGTGCTGCCGAAGCCCAGCCGGGTCAGGAACATCTTCATCTGCTCGATGGTGGTGTTCTGCGCCTCGTCGAGGATCACGAACGCGTCGTTCAGGGTGCGCCCGCGCATGTAGGCCAGCGGCGCGATCTCGATCACCGACTTCTCCAGCAGCCGCGCCACTTTCTCCACGCCGAGCATCTCGTACAGGGCGTCGTACAGCGGGCGCAAATACGGATCGACCTTCTGGGTGAGGTCGCCGGGCAGGAACCCGAGCTTCTCGCCGGCTTCCACCGCCGGGCGCACCAGGATCACCCGCTGCACCCGCGACTGGTTCAGCGCGTCCACCGCCATCGCCACCGCGAGGAAGGTCTTGCCGGTGCCGGCCGGGCCGACGCCGAAGTTGATGTCGTGGGTGGCGATCGCGTGCAGGTACTTGCGCTGGTTGTCGCCGCGCCCGCGCAGGGTGCCGCGCTTGACCCGCACCGCGATGTCCTGCGGCACGTAGTCCTGCCGCGCGGAAGCCGCGCTGTCGTCCGCGAATGCGCCGAGCCGCAGGTGGATGGCGTGTTCGTCGAGGGTTTCCGATGCGGCTTCGTCGTACAGCTGGCGCAGCAGGCGTTCGCAGCGCGCCACCGCCTCGGCGTCGCCCCCGGTCACCCGGAACACATTGCCGCGGTTGGCGATCTCCACCCCCAGCCGCAGTTCGATCTGGCGCAGGTGCGCATCGAACGGCCCGGCGAGGTTGGCCAGGCGCTCGATGTCGTCGGGTTCGAGCACGAAGTCGCGTTGTGTCTGCATGCGAAAAGGGTAGCGCGCAGCCGGGGTTCCGTCATGGCATGGCACGCGCCGCGGGCAGGGCTTGATATTTAATTAACTATCGAATTAAATAACCGCATGATCGAGCCCGATGCCGGCAAACCGCGGATCCGGACGCGCGCGCCCAGCCGCAAGCGTGCCCCCGGACGGCCTGCCGGCAAGCGCCGGGATGCCGATGCCGGCCTGCGCTCGCAACTGCTGGATGCGGCCGTCGCCTGCTTCGTGCGCAAGGGCATCGCCGCGACCACGCTGCGCGAGATCGCCCGCGAGGCGCACGTCACCCCGGCCCTGCTCAACTACTACTTCGGCGACAAGGCGCAGCTGCAGGCGGCGTTGGTCGAGGAGCGGCTGATGCCGGTGCTGGCCCTGCTGCGCGAACCGCTGCAGCAGGCCGGCGACGACGTGGCCGCCAACATCGCCGGCTTCGTCGCCGGCGTGGGGCGCATCGCCATCGCCCATCCCTGGCTGCCGCCGCTGTGGGTGCGCGAGGTGCTGTGCGAAGGCGGTGCCTTGCGCAACGTGCTGCTGGAACGCGTCGGACCGGCGATCCCGCAACTGCTGGCGCAGCGGTTCGCCGCCGCGCAGGCGCGCGGCGAGATCAACCAGGACCTCGATCCGCGCCTGCTGATGGTCTCGCTGGTCGGCCTCACCCTGTTCCCGGTCGCCGGCGCGCCGATCTGGCGCAAGTTGTTCGAGGCCGACGACCTCGATTTCGAAACCCTGCGCCGGCACACGCTGGCCCTGCTCGACCGCGGCGTCGGGATCGGTTGAAGGAGCGCACGATGCACGCCAAATCCATGTCCGTCGTCATCGTCGCCCTCCTGCTGGGCGCGTGCGCGAAAGAATCGCCGCAGGTGCTGGGCACGCTGGAATGGGACCGCATCACCCTGCCGGCGCCGGTGGCGGAGAAGATCGTGCGCATCGACGTGCGCGAAGGCCAGCAGGTCGCCGCCGGTGCGCCGTTGCTGCAACTGGAACTCACGCGCACGCAGTCGCAACTGGCCGCCGCGCAGGCGCAGGCGCAGCAGAGCCGCGACGCGCTTGCGGAATTGCAGGCCGGGCCGCGCAGCGAGCAGATCGCGCAGGCGCGCGCAGCGGTGGCCGCCGCACAGGCCTCGGCACGCGATGCCAATGCGTCGCTGGGGCGGCTGCGTCCCCTGGCTGCGCGGAAACTGGTGGCGGCAATCGACCTGGACCGTGCCGTTGCGGCGGCGGGCAGCGCGAATGCGCAGGTCCGGCAAGCGCAGGCCGCGCTGGATGAGTTGCTCAACGGCACCCGCCGCGAACGCATCGCCCAGGGCGAAGCCGCCGCCGCCGCCGCGCAGGCGCAGGCGGCGGTGCAGACGGTTGCGCTGGACAAGCTCAACGTGGTCGCGCCGCGCGCCGGCCGCGTCGAGAGCCTGCCGTACAAGCTCGGCGACCAGGCCCCGGTCGGCGCGCCGCTGGCGATCCTGCTGGTCGGCGATGCGCCATACGCACGCGTCTACGTGCCGGAACGGTTGCGCGCTGGGGTGAAGCCGGGGCAGGCGGCGCAGGTGTTCGTCGATGGCCGCGACGGCAGCTTGCCCGGCCATGTGCGGATGGTGCGCAGCGAGCCGAGTTTCACGCCGTATTACGCCCTGTCCGGCGACGACGCCCAGCGCCTGAGTTATCTCGCCGAGATCGTGCTCGACAAGCCCGCCGATTTGCCCGCGGGCCTGCCGGTGCGGGTCGAATTCGCCGGAGCGACCGGTGGCGAATGAGGCCGCCATCGCGATCCGCGCGCGCGGCCTGAGCAAGCGCTTCGGCGCCTTGCTCGCGGTCGACGCGGTCGACCTGACGGTGCCGCGCGCCTGCGTGTACGGCTTCCTCGGGCCGAACGGCTCCGGCAAGTCCACCACCATCCGCATGCTGTGCGGGCTGCTGACGCCGACCGCCGGCGAGATCGAAGTGCTCGGCCTGCGCATCCCCGAACAGGCGGAGGCGCTGCGCAAGCGGATCGGCTACATGACCCAGAAATTCGCGCTGTACGAGGACCTGAGCGTGCGCGAGAACCTGGATTTCATCGCCAGCGTGCAGGGACTGCCGCGCGATGTGCGTCGCAGGCGCGTGGACGAACTGCTGCAGACCTACAACCTTGCGGATCGCGGGAAGCAACTCGCCGGCACCATGAGCGGCGGCCAGAAGCAGCGCCTCGCGCTGGCCTGCGCGGTGGTGCACGAGCCGGAACTGCTGTTCCTCGACGAGCCGACCAGCGCGGTGGATCCGGAATCGCGCCGCGATTTCTGGGAAAAACTCTTCGACCTCGCCGATGCCGGCACCACGATCCTGGTGTCGACGCATTACATGGACGAGGCCGAGCGTTGCCACCGCATCGCCATCCTCGACCGTGGCCGCCTGGTCGCCGATGGCACGCCCGGCGAGCTGACCGGGCAACTGGCCGGGCGCACGCTCGGCGTGCGTGCGCGCGAACCGCGGCGCGCGCAGGCGGTGCTGCATGCCGCGCCCGGCGTGCTCAGCGTGGCCCAGGTCGGCAACGAACTGCGCGTGCTGTGCGCCGCCAATGGCGATGCGTCGTCGCGCCTGCAGGCGGCATTGCAGGCGCAGGGCATCGAGGCCGAAGTGTCCGCGATCGAGCCCAACCTGGAGGACGTGTTCGTCTCGGCCACGCAGGGCAGGGCGGAGGCGCGCGCGGCATGAAACTGCAGCGGCTCGTCGCGGTGATGCTGAAGGAAATCCGGCAGATGGCGCGCGACCGGATGACGATCGCGATGATGATCGGCATCCCCACCCTGCAACTGCTGCTGTTCGGCTACGCGATCAATCCCGACGTGCGCAATCTACCCGCCGCGGTCGCCGACATGGCCGATACCGGCGGTTCGCGCGCGCTGGTGCAGGACCTGTTCGCCACCGGCGTGGTGCGTCCGGCCGCCGGTGCGCGCACGCCGCAGGAACTGCAGGCGCTGTTGCGCGAAGGCAAGATCAAGATCGGCGTGCTGATCCCGCCCGACTTCGAGCGCCGCCGCATCGACAGGCGCGAGGCGGTGCAGGTGATCGTCGACGGCAGCGATACCTCGGTGCAGGCCACCGCGCGCCAGCTGGCGATGCTGCCGCTGGATGGCGGCAATGCGTTGCCGGCATCGCAGATCAGCGTGCTGCCGTTGTACAACCCGCAGCGCATCTCCGCGATCAACGTGGTGCCGGGCCTGATCGGGGTGATCCTGACCATGACCATGGTGATGTTCACCGCCATGGCCATCGTCCGCGAACGCGAGCGCGGCAACCTCGAATTGCTGATCACCACGCCGGTGTCCAGCGGCGAACTGATGGTGGGCAAGGTGCTGCCCTACATCGCGGTCGGGCTGGTGCAGGTCAGCGTGGTGCTGCTGCTCGGTGCCTGGCTGTTCGCGGTGCCGATCCGCGGCAGCCTGGCCGGCGTCTACGGCGCGGCGATGCTGCTGATCGTCGCCAACCTCACGCTGGGCCTGCTGGTGTCGACCGTGGCCAAGACCCAGTTCCAGTCGATGCAGATGGCGTTCTTCCTGTTCCTGCCGTCGATCCTGCTGTCCGGGTTCATGTTCCCGTTCGACGGCATGCCGAAAGCCGCGCAGTGGATCGCCGAGCTGTTGCCGCTGACCCATTTCATGCGCCTGATCCGCGGCGTGGTGTTGCGCGGCGCGCAGTTGACGGAGTTGTGGCCGGACGTGCTGGCGTTGGCGGCGTTCACCTGCGCGATGATGGCGCTGGCGATCCTGCGCTTCCGCAAGCGCCTGGACTGACCGCGCCGCCGGCCGGTCGCAATCGGGCGCGCGCTTTCGTACAGTCGCGCAGGGCACGGGCGAGGAGCGGTGGCGATGCGCAAGCTGGAACGGTCGATCGTGGCGGTGCTGCTCGGCTTGCTGGCCGCGCCCGTGCTGGCGCAGACCACGGTGCTCAGCGCCGCGCGCATCCACACCATGGACACGGCGCGGCCGCTTGCCCGTGCGATGGCCTTCGATGCCTCCGGCAGGATCCTCGCGCTGGGCGACGCGGACGAATTGCAGGCGCGCTATCCGCAGGCGCGCCGGCTCGATGTCGGCAGCGCCACGGTGGTGCCGGGCCTGATCGACGCGCATGCGCACGTCGGCGGGCTCGGTTTCGCCATGCTGGGCGCGGACCTGGTCGGCACGGCGAGCAAGGCCGAGATCATCGAACGCCTGCGCGCCAAGGCCGCGCAACTGAAGCCCGGCGAGTGGCTGCTCGGCAACGGCTGGGACCAGAACGACTGGCCGCAGCAATCCTTCCCGACCGCCGCCGAACTGGATGTGGTGTTCCCGGACCGCCCGGTCTGGCTGTCGCGCGTCGACGGCCACGCCGGCTGGGCCAACAGCGCCGCGATGCGCGCGGTCCCGCGCGACCTCGCCGGCAATTGGCAGCCGGACGGCGGCATGATCCAGCGCGATGCCGCCGGCAAGCCGAACGGCATCTTCATCGACAACGCGATGCTGCTGGTCGAACACGCGCGGCCGGCGCCCGATGAAGCCACGTCGGAGCGCGCACTCGCACTGGGCATGCAGGCGGCGGTCGAACACGGCCTGACCGGCGTGCACGATGCCGGCATCACCCTCGCCGAATTGCGGAGATACCAACGCCTGGCCGACCGCGGGCAGATGCCGCTGCGCATCTACGCGATGGCCGACGGCAACAGCGACGCGCTGGAATCGCTGTGCCGCAACGGCCTGTACCGGCATCCATCGGGGCGGTTGCAGATGCGCGCGGTGAAGCTGTATGCCGATGGCGCGCTGGGCAGCCGCGGTGCGGCGATGCTGGAGGATTACAGCGACGACCACGGCAACCGCGGCCTGCTGGTGATGTCGGCGGACGAACTGGCGGTCGCCAGCGCCAAGGCGAAGCGCTGCGGCGTGCAGGTGGCGACCCATGCGATCGGCGACCGCGGCAACCGGCTGGCGCTCGATACCTACGCGCATGCGCTCGGCGCGGATGTCGCCGGCGACCATCGCTGGCGCGTCGAGCATGCGCAGATCCTGGCGCCGGCCGACCTGGCGCGGTTCGCGCAACTGCACGTGATCGCCTCGATGCAGCCGACGCATGCGACCAGCGACATGCCGTGGGCGCAGGAGCGCGTCGGCGCGCAGCGCATCGTCGGCGCCTATGCATGGCGGCAGCTGCGCGACAGCGGCGCGCGCCTCGCTTTCGGTTCGGATTTCCCGGTGGAATCGGTCGATCCGCGCCTGGGCCTGTATTCCGCGGTCAGCCGGGCCGATGGCGAAGGCAAGCCGGCCGGCGGCTGGATGCCGCAGGAAAAACTGAACGCGTTCGAAGCCCTGCGCGGCTTCACCCTCGACGCCGCCTACGCGGGCTTCGGCGAAAACGAGCTCGGCAGCCTGGCGCCCGGCAAGCGCGCGGATTTCGTGGTGCTGGCGGAAGACCCGCTGGCGGTGCCGGACGCGCGGCTGCGCACGCTCGACGTGCGCGCGACCTACGTGGACGGCAGGCCGGTGTACGAGGCGGGGAAGGCCGCGTCAGCGGCTGCGCCATAGCGCGACCAGGCCGATCGTCGCCATCGTGATCGACCCCGCCAGCCACAGCATGGCATCGGGCGCCTGCGCGCTACTCGCCTCGCGCCCGACCTTCATCCACCAGCGGATGAAGCCGAGCGCGGCGATGCCGAGGAACCACAGCCCCAGCGCATGACGCGCCAGCCATGCGCGAGGCTTCATGGCGCGCGATGCGCCATCAGGCGGCGTCGGCGGTCGCCACCCGCCCGCGCAGCGAATTGCTCATCGCCTCGGTGATCACGACATCGACGAACTGGCCGATGAGCCGCTTCGGCCCGGCGAAATTCACCGAACGCATGTTCTCGGTCTTGCCGGTGAGCTCGTTCGGATCCTTCTTCGACGGGCCTTCGACCAGCACCGACTGCACGCTGCCGACCATCGCCCGGGAAATGCCCAGCGCATGCGCATTGATGTGCTTCTGCAGGCGGTCCAGCCGCGCGTGTTTCTCGGCGTCGCCCACGTCGTCCTGCAGGTCCGCGGCCGGGGTGCCGGGGCGACGCGAATAGATGAAGGAGAAGCTCTGGTCGAAGCCCACGTCCTCGATCAGCTTCATGGTCTTGTCGAAGTCCGCATCGGTTTCGCCGGGGAAGCCGACGATGAAGTCCGAACTGATCGAAATGTCCGGGCGCACCGCGCGCAGCTTGCGGATCTTCTGCTTGAACTCCAGCGCGGTGTAGCCGCGCTTCATCGCCGCCAGGATGCGGTCGCTGCCGGCCTGCACCGGCAGGTGCAGGTAATTGGCCAGCTTGGGCACGTCGCGGTAGGCCTCGATCAGCGAGTCGCTGAACTCCAGCGGATGCGAGGTGGTGAAGCGGATGCGGCCGATGCCGTCGATCTGCGCGATCGCGCGGATCAGCAGGCCGAGGTCGGCGACCTCGCCGTCGCCGTACGGACCGCGGTAGGCGTTGACGTTCTGGCCGAGCAGGTTGACCTCGCGCACGCCTTGGGCGGCCAGTTGCGCGACTTCGACCAGCACGTCCTCGAACGGGCGGCTGACTTCCTCGCCGCGGGTGTAAGGCACCACGCAGAAACTGCAGTACTTGCTGCAGCCTTCCATGATCGAGACGAAGGCGGACGGGCCTTCGGCGCGCGGTTCCGGCAGGCGGTCGAACTTCTCGATCTCCGGGAAGCTGATGTCGACCTGCGGCTGGCCGGAGGCGCGGCGCTCGCGGATCAGCTCCGGCAGGCGGTGCAGGGTCTGCGGGCCGAACACCAGGTCCACGTAGGGCGCGCGCTTGACGATGGCGGCGCCTTCCTGCGACGCCACGCAGCCGCCGACGCCGATGAGCACCGGCCTGCCGTCCTTTTTCAGCGACTTCCAGCGGCCCAGCTGGCTGAATACCTTTTCCTGGGCTTTTTCGCGGATCGAGCAGGTATTGACCAGGACCACGTCGGCTTCTTCCGCGATCGTGGTCAGTTCCATCCCTTCCGCCGCAGCCAGCACGTCGGCCATCTTGGCCGAGTCGTACTCGTTCATCTGGCAGCCGTGGGTCTGGATGTAGAGCTTCTTGGCCCCGGGCGTTGCCGGCTTCGGCGCGGCC
Above is a genomic segment from Thermomonas aquatica containing:
- the miaB gene encoding tRNA (N6-isopentenyl adenosine(37)-C2)-methylthiotransferase MiaB codes for the protein MTDLHPLPAAPAAPKPATPGAKKLYIQTHGCQMNEYDSAKMADVLAAAEGMELTTIAEEADVVLVNTCSIREKAQEKVFSQLGRWKSLKKDGRPVLIGVGGCVASQEGAAIVKRAPYVDLVFGPQTLHRLPELIRERRASGQPQVDISFPEIEKFDRLPEPRAEGPSAFVSIMEGCSKYCSFCVVPYTRGEEVSRPFEDVLVEVAQLAAQGVREVNLLGQNVNAYRGPYGDGEVADLGLLIRAIAQIDGIGRIRFTTSHPLEFSDSLIEAYRDVPKLANYLHLPVQAGSDRILAAMKRGYTALEFKQKIRKLRAVRPDISISSDFIVGFPGETDADFDKTMKLIEDVGFDQSFSFIYSRRPGTPAADLQDDVGDAEKHARLDRLQKHINAHALGISRAMVGSVQSVLVEGPSKKDPNELTGKTENMRSVNFAGPKRLIGQFVDVVITEAMSNSLRGRVATADAA